From Humisphaera borealis, the proteins below share one genomic window:
- a CDS encoding FG-GAP repeat domain-containing protein, protein MPVVNLSRISPVTRPGARRRAAVVAAVSAIEQLEVRTLFAAVSFTASNLTTTADGAHGVFVFDVNKDGFDDVLAAVETDNSVIWFRSNGAGGGFTAQTITTSASEVGAVSAVDLDKDGDIDILAAAKTGHLSWFENNGSNAFTPHNVTSTAVGANAVMAGDLDGDGDIDLAADNASGDKLVWYENNGAQAFTERTILSSAGVVKSVFVIDIDGDTDKDIISGSEQSDSVILYLNNGSGTFTSRNIDTSLDFCLSVFSTDLNGDGDIDVLATSLNGDTVAWYENNGSEVFTKHVISNTADGASGVYVADIDGDGDKDVLSSNFVNDHIDWYDNTAGNATSFTVRTISAAADQAQDVAVGDFDGDGDKDVASASYRDNKIAVYISGLATSPPTSPPTSPPTSPPTSPPTSPPTSPPTSPPTSPPTSPPTSPPTSPPTSPPVTLGASAVGKLPASAVAGAKIKGSVSVTVSNATGLLVNSPVTVRLFASTDDILDGSDPELAAITKKLKIASGASKAVKLAVKSFPDTLADGNYKVIAEVTPVGSTATTAATTAATTAFTAVAAPFFNLSGTGSGPAKLTPGKNGKFVVTTLNSGNVKLTSTATVTVETAPEGIVGAPRVAIATVPVKFSVLPGKSKKITLKFLIPESFAAGSYRLVATLDSGNAIIESSEIDNEVLSTTATLIE, encoded by the coding sequence ATGCCTGTTGTAAACCTGTCCAGAATCTCCCCGGTGACCCGCCCTGGCGCTCGACGCCGGGCGGCCGTGGTCGCCGCGGTCAGTGCCATCGAACAGCTCGAGGTGCGCACCCTGTTCGCCGCCGTCAGCTTTACGGCCTCGAACCTCACCACCACCGCCGACGGCGCTCACGGCGTCTTCGTCTTTGACGTCAACAAGGACGGCTTCGACGACGTGCTTGCCGCCGTCGAAACCGACAACAGCGTCATCTGGTTTCGTTCCAATGGTGCCGGCGGGGGATTCACCGCGCAGACCATCACGACCAGCGCGTCGGAAGTCGGCGCGGTGTCGGCGGTCGATCTCGACAAGGACGGCGACATCGACATTCTCGCCGCCGCCAAGACCGGTCACCTGAGCTGGTTCGAGAACAACGGCTCCAATGCCTTCACCCCGCACAACGTGACGTCCACCGCCGTCGGCGCCAACGCCGTCATGGCCGGCGACCTCGACGGCGACGGCGACATCGATCTCGCCGCCGACAACGCCAGCGGCGACAAACTCGTCTGGTACGAGAACAACGGCGCGCAGGCCTTCACCGAGCGGACCATCCTGAGCAGCGCCGGCGTCGTTAAATCCGTCTTCGTCATCGATATCGACGGCGACACCGACAAAGACATCATCTCCGGCTCGGAGCAGTCCGACTCGGTCATCCTTTACCTCAACAACGGCAGCGGCACGTTCACATCGCGGAACATCGATACCTCCCTCGATTTCTGCCTGTCGGTCTTCTCCACCGATCTGAATGGCGACGGCGACATCGACGTTCTGGCGACGTCGCTCAATGGCGATACCGTCGCGTGGTACGAAAACAACGGCAGCGAGGTCTTCACCAAGCATGTCATTTCCAATACGGCCGACGGTGCCAGCGGCGTGTATGTCGCTGACATCGACGGCGACGGCGACAAGGACGTCCTCTCGTCCAATTTCGTGAACGACCACATCGACTGGTACGACAACACCGCCGGCAATGCCACGAGCTTTACCGTGCGGACGATCAGTGCCGCCGCCGACCAGGCTCAGGACGTGGCGGTCGGGGATTTCGATGGCGACGGCGACAAAGACGTGGCGTCGGCGTCGTACCGGGACAACAAGATCGCGGTGTACATCAGCGGACTGGCGACTTCACCACCGACGTCGCCCCCAACCTCTCCACCGACTTCTCCCCCGACTTCTCCCCCGACATCCCCGCCGACGTCGCCTCCAACGTCTCCCCCAACGTCCCCACCGACGTCGCCGCCCACTTCTCCGCCGACCTCGCCCCCGACTTCTCCGCCGGTCACGCTCGGCGCGTCGGCGGTCGGCAAGCTGCCGGCGTCGGCGGTTGCAGGCGCCAAGATCAAGGGGAGCGTCAGCGTCACGGTGTCGAACGCCACCGGCCTGCTCGTCAATTCGCCGGTCACGGTTCGGCTTTTTGCCTCGACCGATGACATTCTCGATGGTTCCGACCCCGAACTGGCCGCGATCACCAAGAAGCTCAAGATCGCGTCCGGTGCGAGCAAGGCGGTGAAGCTGGCGGTGAAGTCCTTCCCCGACACGTTGGCCGACGGCAACTACAAGGTGATCGCCGAAGTAACGCCCGTCGGATCAACCGCGACCACCGCCGCGACCACCGCCGCGACCACCGCTTTTACCGCCGTCGCCGCGCCGTTCTTCAATCTGTCCGGGACGGGCAGCGGGCCGGCGAAGCTGACGCCGGGCAAGAACGGAAAGTTCGTCGTAACGACACTAAACAGCGGCAACGTAAAACTGACCTCCACTGCGACGGTAACGGTCGAGACCGCACCGGAGGGAATCGTCGGCGCACCAAGAGTCGCGATCGCGACGGTGCCGGTGAAGTTCTCCGTCCTTCCCGGTAAGTCTAAGAAGATCACGCTCAAGTTCCTGATTCCCGAGTCGTTTGCCGCCGGGTCGTATCGCCTGGTGGCGACGCTGGATTCGGGGAATGCGATCATCGAGAGCAGCGAGATCGACAATGAAGTTCTGAGCACAACGGCGACGTTGATCGAGTAG
- a CDS encoding sensor histidine kinase, with protein sequence MFAGSGASTQAADPASRPTTLPTSPLISAAELKAMPLDQVARTPTVRVRGSLTYLANQPSILFVQDPTGGVCVFGPREAGIRRSLKVGAVIEVEGIVLSGRGGPYLSAKPKEPLAITVFDETELLPPRPVAIADVLTLRGAGELVEVHGTCRSARIESFGPLQEALVVTVVEAGQRLEVAYLNWSNASILPKTWVGARVRVRGVFNSTVPDRQQVASMRLLVAAMRDVAIVNAATPAAALPLSPTTSIEAVPADETRVRVQGVVTLPVAGKGMYVQDDGGGVWVDVPDRQTQARIGEKVDVVGFPLLRDGSPILEDAIWESMGAAQLPSVIPVTADEALSGTYNSRRIQMDALVLEISRFSEGSTMVLQAGERVFLARLAGPADASQTIPAAENSWVRVSGVCVNNRAPRETSPDRADVWARPVSFHLMLAGPDAVSVIRAPNWWTLERVLVVIGLLLLSALAAMAWVVALRRRVTQQTVQISRHVQQETLNEERMRIARELHDSLEQDLLGITMQLKATEKLLDRPERARTSLQLASAMVRRSQAETHRAVWDLRERKVGQEGLVPTLRSALAGLTSGAGTTGGPEIEVEVSGQERELPPQMENHLLRVALESVTNAFKHASARTVRVKVDFEDNRVVLRVTDDGKGFDADHPPAPVSGHFGLFGMNERAAKLHGTLTITSRSGEGTSIHLIAPTNGTTSATAS encoded by the coding sequence GTGTTCGCCGGGTCGGGCGCGAGCACCCAGGCCGCCGATCCGGCTTCACGTCCGACAACCCTGCCCACCTCGCCACTGATCTCCGCCGCGGAGCTGAAGGCCATGCCGCTGGATCAGGTGGCACGCACCCCGACCGTCCGCGTGCGTGGATCCCTTACCTACCTTGCCAATCAGCCCAGCATCCTTTTCGTCCAGGACCCCACTGGCGGTGTGTGCGTCTTTGGTCCTCGCGAGGCGGGTATCCGGCGGTCTCTGAAGGTCGGCGCGGTCATCGAGGTCGAAGGCATCGTCCTTTCCGGACGCGGAGGTCCATATCTTTCGGCCAAGCCCAAGGAGCCGCTCGCGATCACCGTATTCGACGAGACGGAACTGCTGCCACCCCGGCCGGTGGCGATCGCCGATGTGTTGACGTTGCGCGGGGCGGGGGAACTCGTAGAGGTGCATGGAACCTGCCGCTCGGCTCGGATCGAAAGCTTCGGGCCCCTACAGGAAGCCCTGGTCGTCACGGTCGTCGAGGCCGGCCAGCGACTGGAAGTCGCCTATCTGAACTGGAGCAATGCATCCATCCTGCCCAAGACCTGGGTCGGGGCACGAGTACGGGTGCGCGGCGTCTTCAATTCGACGGTGCCCGATCGCCAGCAGGTTGCGTCGATGCGCCTTCTTGTCGCTGCGATGCGGGATGTCGCCATTGTCAATGCCGCCACGCCGGCCGCGGCACTCCCGCTGTCACCGACGACCAGTATCGAAGCGGTTCCCGCCGACGAGACACGCGTTCGCGTCCAGGGCGTCGTCACGTTGCCGGTCGCCGGCAAGGGGATGTACGTGCAGGACGACGGCGGCGGTGTCTGGGTCGACGTTCCCGACCGCCAGACCCAGGCCAGGATCGGCGAAAAGGTGGATGTGGTCGGCTTCCCGCTGCTGCGCGACGGCAGCCCTATTCTTGAAGATGCGATCTGGGAGTCGATGGGCGCTGCCCAGCTGCCCTCAGTGATTCCCGTAACGGCCGACGAGGCGCTTTCCGGAACGTATAACTCCCGTCGTATTCAGATGGACGCATTGGTGCTCGAGATCTCGCGATTCAGCGAAGGTTCCACCATGGTCCTCCAGGCCGGCGAACGTGTGTTTCTGGCGCGGCTCGCCGGTCCCGCCGACGCCAGCCAGACCATTCCCGCGGCAGAGAACAGTTGGGTGCGGGTGTCCGGCGTCTGCGTGAACAATCGCGCCCCGCGGGAGACTTCGCCGGATCGGGCGGATGTCTGGGCAAGGCCGGTGTCGTTTCACCTGATGCTCGCCGGGCCAGACGCGGTCAGTGTCATTCGGGCCCCCAACTGGTGGACGCTCGAACGGGTGCTAGTTGTCATCGGCCTGTTGCTGTTGTCGGCGTTGGCGGCGATGGCGTGGGTGGTCGCGCTGCGTCGGCGGGTGACACAGCAGACGGTACAGATCAGCCGGCACGTCCAGCAGGAAACCCTCAACGAAGAGCGGATGCGCATCGCCCGCGAACTCCACGACTCGCTCGAACAGGACCTCCTCGGTATCACCATGCAGCTCAAGGCGACCGAAAAGCTGCTGGATCGCCCGGAGCGGGCTCGTACATCATTACAACTGGCGTCGGCGATGGTCCGCCGCAGCCAGGCGGAAACCCATCGTGCCGTCTGGGACCTTCGGGAGCGCAAAGTCGGTCAGGAGGGGCTCGTTCCGACCCTTCGATCGGCGCTGGCGGGGCTGACCAGCGGCGCCGGCACGACGGGCGGCCCTGAGATCGAAGTTGAAGTCAGCGGGCAGGAGCGCGAACTCCCGCCTCAGATGGAGAATCACCTGCTGCGCGTCGCACTGGAATCCGTCACCAATGCGTTCAAGCACGCCAGCGCCAGGACCGTTCGCGTGAAGGTCGATTTTGAAGACAACCGGGTGGTCTTGCGGGTGACGGACGACGGCAAGGGTTTCGACGCCGATCACCCGCCGGCCCCGGTCAGCGGCCATTTCGGCCTGTTTGGCATGAACGAGCGTGCGGCAAAGCTGCACGGCACCCTCACGATCACCAGCCGATCGGGGGAAGGAACGAGCATTCACCTGATCGCCCCGACGAACGGAACGACCTCGGCCACAGCCAGTTAG
- the argJ gene encoding bifunctional glutamate N-acetyltransferase/amino-acid acetyltransferase ArgJ has translation MAELHLLSPRGFRAAGVYCGIKSTNTPDIGLLVTEPGATATAAFTTNKVFAAPVKVGREHIASGRLRAVVLNSGNANACTGKQGEADARRMCAIAAELASVRPDEVLPSSTGIIGHMLPMEKVEAGIRNVAQYLGDSMEHAHDFAAAILTTDTRRKAAAVEVRFGKEKVTIAGVCKGAGMIGPRMAVAAGGAPGVKASAGKTKSLKGRSATMLAYLTTDAKIAAPALRKLFSPTVDGSFNCVTIDDHTSTNDTAVLLASGVGASVVGDKDLAKFAAALDEVCQSLAYQIAADGEGATKVVVVHVRGAANDAAARAMARAIANSPLVKCAMNGNDPNWGRIVSAAGLAGVPFNPDKATLTLQGTTVFKGGRPVAFDPEKVSQQLGVPEVRVDLACKDGKGSGTVWTCDLSKDYVTINADYHT, from the coding sequence ATGGCCGAACTACACCTACTTTCTCCGCGCGGCTTTCGTGCGGCGGGCGTCTATTGCGGAATCAAGAGCACGAACACGCCCGACATCGGTCTGCTGGTGACCGAGCCCGGTGCCACCGCGACGGCGGCATTCACGACGAACAAGGTCTTCGCCGCCCCTGTGAAAGTCGGCCGGGAACACATCGCCTCCGGCAGGCTCCGGGCTGTCGTGCTCAATTCGGGCAACGCCAATGCCTGCACCGGAAAGCAAGGGGAAGCCGACGCAAGACGCATGTGCGCGATCGCGGCGGAACTGGCAAGCGTTCGACCGGACGAAGTGCTCCCTTCGTCCACGGGCATCATCGGTCACATGCTGCCGATGGAAAAAGTCGAAGCCGGGATCCGGAACGTCGCCCAGTACCTCGGCGATAGCATGGAGCACGCGCATGACTTTGCCGCGGCCATCCTGACCACCGATACCCGTCGCAAGGCCGCCGCCGTCGAGGTGCGGTTCGGCAAGGAGAAGGTCACGATCGCCGGCGTATGCAAAGGTGCCGGCATGATCGGCCCGCGAATGGCTGTTGCGGCAGGAGGAGCGCCCGGCGTCAAAGCTTCAGCGGGAAAGACGAAATCGCTGAAAGGGCGCAGCGCGACCATGCTCGCGTACCTGACAACGGACGCCAAAATCGCCGCTCCTGCGTTGCGAAAGCTCTTCTCGCCCACGGTGGACGGCAGCTTTAACTGCGTGACCATCGACGACCACACGAGCACGAATGACACGGCGGTGCTTCTCGCTTCCGGCGTGGGCGCGTCGGTCGTCGGTGACAAGGACCTGGCCAAGTTCGCGGCGGCGCTGGATGAAGTCTGTCAGTCCCTCGCATATCAGATTGCCGCCGACGGCGAAGGCGCTACGAAGGTGGTTGTGGTTCACGTCCGCGGCGCGGCGAACGACGCCGCCGCCCGTGCAATGGCACGGGCAATTGCCAACAGTCCGCTCGTCAAATGTGCGATGAACGGCAACGACCCCAACTGGGGCCGCATCGTTTCGGCCGCCGGCCTGGCAGGGGTGCCATTCAATCCCGATAAAGCCACCCTGACCCTGCAGGGCACGACCGTCTTCAAGGGCGGCCGACCCGTCGCGTTTGATCCGGAGAAGGTCAGTCAGCAGCTCGGCG